A single genomic interval of bacterium harbors:
- the thyX gene encoding FAD-dependent thymidylate synthase: protein MEQKNNFDNNQQYCQEQELHSLDPLGDRISSISLVRVSGSDIDVVNAARVSYGKTVTQISEKDTGLIRFLLEHEHTSPFEHNQLSFRVKAPIFVVRQWMRHRMNSYNEISYRYVKAPLEFYTPPYFRHQDVKNRQASVGAFKDSSLELIYQNTIQTAVQAYEQLLQQGVCRELARGVLPLCTYTQFIFTCNLHSLMHFLRLRLHAGAQKEIRMYANAMLQLALPHFPVCLNLWKEKHQAKIELDVDLFTQTFNQTVE, encoded by the coding sequence ATGGAACAGAAAAATAACTTTGATAATAATCAGCAGTATTGCCAAGAACAGGAACTACACAGCTTGGACCCGCTAGGTGACCGGATCAGCTCCATTTCACTCGTGCGAGTTTCAGGAAGCGATATTGATGTGGTCAACGCGGCACGGGTTTCTTACGGAAAGACAGTCACGCAGATCAGCGAAAAAGACACTGGGCTGATCAGATTTCTGCTTGAACATGAGCACACCAGCCCTTTTGAGCACAATCAGCTTTCATTTCGCGTCAAAGCGCCCATTTTTGTCGTCAGGCAGTGGATGCGCCATCGCATGAACTCATACAACGAAATCAGTTATCGTTATGTAAAAGCACCACTCGAATTTTATACTCCACCCTATTTCAGACATCAGGACGTCAAAAACAGACAGGCATCGGTCGGCGCATTCAAAGACAGCTCGCTTGAACTGATCTATCAAAATACCATTCAGACAGCAGTACAGGCTTACGAACAGCTTTTGCAACAAGGGGTATGCAGAGAACTTGCCCGCGGGGTACTGCCGCTGTGCACGTACACACAGTTTATTTTTACCTGTAATTTACATTCATTAATGCATTTTTTGAGACTTCGTCTGCATGCGGGAGCGCAGAAAGAGATCCGCATGTATGCGAACGCAATGTTACAACTTGCACTGCCCCATTTTCCCGTTTGCCTGAATCTTTGGAAAGAAAAACATCAAGCAAAAATCGAACTTGACGTGGATCTTTTTACGCAAACTTTCAATCAAACGGTCGAATAA